Proteins from a single region of Chloroflexota bacterium:
- a CDS encoding thioesterase family protein: MTSSLFPVSATVSVRYRDLDPLGHVNNAVYASYLEWARVAYRLKLAEIEGREVPRELAATDIEYVIAQLTINYRSPAFLGEQLDIGIKVSSIGRTSFVYEYSITERDSGRLVATARSVQVMVDNETGDKKPVPDEFLNAIETLEDRPVPRH; encoded by the coding sequence ATGACATCCTCGCTATTTCCCGTTAGCGCGACGGTTAGCGTTCGCTATCGTGACCTGGACCCGCTGGGCCATGTCAACAACGCCGTCTACGCCAGTTACCTGGAGTGGGCGCGGGTGGCCTACCGCTTGAAGCTGGCAGAAATCGAGGGACGTGAAGTCCCCCGCGAATTGGCCGCAACCGACATCGAATACGTGATTGCCCAGCTCACCATCAATTACAGATCTCCTGCCTTCCTGGGTGAACAGCTGGATATCGGAATCAAGGTCAGTTCGATCGGGCGCACCAGCTTCGTCTACGAATATTCCATCACTGAACGGGACTCGGGCCGTCTGGTGGCAACCGCACGCAGCGTTCAGGTCATGGTAGACAACGAAACAGGTGACAAAAAACCTGTTCCGGATGAATTCCTGAACGCGATAGAAACGCTGGAGGATAGGCCAGTCCCCCGGCATTGA